From the Terriglobia bacterium genome, one window contains:
- a CDS encoding type II secretion system protein GspG: MPNVLKPTLVLLALTLLISCGGRQEKRLAQNLDNLQIANLAAEDLKVSSFHPHGKDEAILVADVHTAFLMKKNSRGEWEIQSVRLGDRNWEDAKDFARALHQVRLERVKSDFEKIANALEKYQAQTKALPAVVGIGPLVDLLFPTYLAEAVRVDPWSSEYNYRLSTPTSYILISAGPDRKFGTGDDIRFER; the protein is encoded by the coding sequence CCTGCTCATCTCATGTGGAGGGAGGCAGGAGAAAAGGCTCGCCCAAAACCTTGACAACCTCCAAATCGCTAACCTGGCAGCCGAAGACCTGAAAGTCAGTTCGTTCCATCCACACGGAAAAGACGAAGCCATCCTGGTGGCCGATGTTCACACGGCTTTTCTCATGAAGAAGAATTCGCGGGGGGAATGGGAGATTCAATCTGTCCGTCTGGGCGATCGCAACTGGGAAGATGCGAAGGATTTTGCCCGGGCACTTCACCAGGTGAGGCTTGAACGCGTCAAAAGTGATTTCGAGAAAATCGCGAATGCCCTTGAAAAATATCAGGCCCAAACGAAGGCCTTGCCGGCCGTCGTAGGGATCGGCCCTCTAGTGGATCTCTTGTTCCCGACCTACCTGGCGGAAGCCGTGCGGGTCGATCCCTGGTCATCCGAATATAACTACCGCCTCAGCACCCCCACTTCCTACATCCTGATTTCCGCCGGGCCGGACCGCAAGTTCGGGACGGGCGACGACATCCGGTTCGAGCGTTGA
- a CDS encoding redoxin domain-containing protein, whose product MNKTFLVLSLFVALLLMGTVSLTAQSTSPPAGAGVQPPKVGDTAPDFTLPSGPKLAPMKLSDMRGKKKVLLAFYVFDFTGG is encoded by the coding sequence ATGAATAAAACGTTTCTTGTTCTGTCCCTTTTTGTGGCGCTACTGCTCATGGGCACAGTTTCCTTGACAGCTCAAAGTACCTCTCCTCCCGCGGGTGCCGGGGTGCAACCCCCCAAGGTGGGGGACACAGCTCCGGACTTTACCCTCCCCTCGGGACCCAAACTCGCTCCAATGAAATTGAGTGACATGCGCGGCAAGAAAAAGGTCCTTTTGGCCTTCTATGTTTTCGATTTCACCGGCGGTTGA
- a CDS encoding potassium channel protein encodes MKLSYRIYLILLLMLIVNSIGTLGFHFIEHWSYGRSFYVTVITVTTLGYDGILEISPAGKLLTVIIVVLGIGAAGFTVTSLVQYFISLEVHTILGRRRMEKEIQQLKDHFIICGAGRVGRRVAKEFRSHSVPFVVIERDEAKANRMREEGALVILGDSTKETVLRDAGIERARGLISVITSDADNVYVTLTARGLRQDLPIIARASEEDAEEKLRRAGATEVISPYIFTGHRIAQAMLRPNVYDFLDVATSTMGAEKLNLAIEEIPIGKGCPLSNRTLQDSGIRQEMNVIVLAMKKADGNMVFNPTSETRIGAGDCLIAMGDPSNLRRLEGIATKG; translated from the coding sequence TTGAAGTTATCATACCGAATCTACCTTATCCTCCTCCTGATGCTGATCGTAAACAGCATCGGGACGCTGGGATTTCATTTCATTGAACATTGGAGCTATGGTCGCAGCTTTTATGTCACGGTCATCACCGTGACCACGCTGGGTTACGACGGGATTCTTGAGATCAGCCCGGCGGGCAAATTGCTCACCGTGATCATCGTGGTGCTCGGGATTGGGGCCGCCGGTTTTACGGTGACCAGTTTGGTGCAGTATTTCATCAGCCTGGAAGTTCACACAATACTGGGACGGAGGCGCATGGAAAAGGAAATTCAGCAGCTCAAGGATCATTTCATCATATGCGGAGCCGGGCGAGTAGGTCGGAGGGTGGCGAAGGAGTTTCGGTCACACTCCGTCCCTTTTGTGGTCATCGAAAGAGACGAGGCCAAGGCAAACCGCATGCGTGAAGAAGGAGCCCTGGTTATCCTCGGCGATTCAACCAAGGAGACGGTGTTGCGGGATGCCGGTATCGAACGGGCGAGGGGACTCATCAGTGTCATCACCTCCGATGCCGACAACGTCTATGTCACCCTGACGGCGCGCGGCCTGAGACAGGATCTGCCCATCATCGCACGGGCGAGCGAAGAAGACGCCGAGGAGAAATTGCGGCGAGCCGGCGCGACTGAGGTCATTTCCCCTTACATTTTCACAGGCCACCGTATTGCCCAGGCGATGCTCCGACCCAACGTCTATGATTTCCTCGACGTGGCGACCTCGACCATGGGTGCCGAGAAGTTGAACCTGGCGATTGAAGAGATTCCCATCGGCAAGGGTTGCCCTCTCTCCAATCGAACCTTGCAGGATTCCGGAATCCGCCAGGAAATGAATGTCATTGTGCTGGCGATGAAGAAGGCGGATGGAAACATGGTGTTCAACCCCACTTCGGAGACCCGCATCGGGGCCGGCGACTGCCTGATTGCGATGGGAGATCCCTCCAACCTCAGAAGGCTCGAAGGCATCGCCACCAAAGGATGA
- the moaD gene encoding molybdopterin converting factor subunit 1, with protein MKVQVLYFAYCRDLTGREREWLTLEDSARVSDLVAKCLSEKPALEGLRRNLLVAVNQEYAQSDQLLEDGDEVALFPPVSGGAVEVEALRDFYAVTHSPIESAQILQALKRPEDGAVVVFEGMVRNNSRGKRTRYVEYHGYEPMALKKIREIGERIKSMWEIDGVGITHRLGHLEIGESSVLIVITSAHRKAAFDACHYAIDLLKKTVPIWKKECFEDGEMWIEGEVPVKACREH; from the coding sequence ATGAAAGTTCAAGTTCTTTACTTTGCCTATTGTCGTGACTTGACGGGCCGCGAACGCGAGTGGCTGACCCTGGAGGACAGTGCCCGCGTTTCAGATCTGGTGGCAAAGTGTCTTTCTGAGAAACCCGCCCTTGAAGGGCTCCGACGGAATCTGCTCGTTGCGGTCAACCAGGAATATGCACAGTCCGACCAGCTTCTGGAGGACGGAGATGAGGTGGCCCTGTTTCCTCCCGTCAGCGGGGGCGCCGTCGAGGTCGAGGCCCTCCGTGATTTTTATGCCGTGACGCACTCCCCGATCGAATCTGCGCAGATCCTGCAGGCGCTCAAGCGGCCGGAAGACGGCGCGGTCGTGGTCTTTGAGGGGATGGTTCGAAATAACTCCCGCGGCAAGCGCACGCGGTATGTGGAATACCACGGTTACGAGCCCATGGCGCTCAAGAAAATTCGTGAAATCGGCGAACGCATCAAATCGATGTGGGAAATCGACGGGGTGGGCATTACCCACCGGCTGGGCCATTTGGAGATTGGGGAATCGAGTGTGCTGATTGTGATTACCTCAGCCCACCGGAAGGCCGCGTTTGATGCCTGCCACTACGCGATCGACCTCCTGAAGAAGACCGTGCCGATTTGGAAGAAAGAGTGCTTTGAGGACGGCGAAATGTGGATTGAAGGCGAGGTGCCTGTCAAGGCCTGCCGCGAGCACTGA
- a CDS encoding VWA domain-containing protein: MDVNLTVIYATVTNPNGWVDRSLTREDFDLKENGQKQEIAFFSRESELPLRVALLVDSSLSTARDLKFESEAAIRFFRSVLRPQDGGSVFDFSYDVHQLTNYTNDIEALSRGIRAIAPETATSLFDAVYLASGTLKSRKQKKVMVIVSDGADTTSRVSYAEALRAANEAEAIIFSIIIMPVKSDAGRALGGEHALMTLSEETGGLSFFPNTVTELDSIYSKISEELRTQYTLGFYSTVTAPSTQLRHITLTTRNPRLLVRTRRGYFLKPAA, from the coding sequence GTGGACGTCAACCTGACCGTCATTTATGCCACCGTGACCAATCCGAACGGGTGGGTGGACCGGAGTTTGACGCGTGAGGACTTCGACCTCAAGGAGAATGGCCAAAAGCAGGAGATTGCATTCTTCAGCCGCGAGTCCGAATTGCCGTTGCGGGTCGCTTTGCTGGTGGATTCAAGTCTGAGCACAGCCCGCGACTTGAAGTTTGAATCTGAAGCGGCAATTCGGTTCTTCCGGTCGGTCCTGCGGCCGCAGGATGGAGGCTCCGTCTTCGATTTCTCTTACGATGTTCACCAACTTACCAACTATACCAATGACATCGAGGCCCTATCCCGGGGAATCCGGGCCATTGCCCCGGAGACCGCCACTTCTCTTTTCGATGCCGTTTACCTGGCCTCCGGAACGCTGAAGTCACGCAAGCAGAAGAAGGTCATGGTCATTGTCTCGGACGGAGCAGACACCACCAGCCGGGTCAGTTATGCCGAGGCGCTTCGAGCCGCCAATGAAGCCGAGGCCATCATCTTTTCGATCATCATTATGCCGGTAAAGAGTGACGCGGGAAGGGCACTGGGGGGTGAGCACGCCCTGATGACGCTTTCGGAAGAGACGGGCGGGTTGTCATTTTTCCCAAACACCGTTACCGAACTGGACAGTATTTACTCCAAGATCAGCGAAGAATTGCGCACGCAATACACGCTGGGATTCTATTCCACGGTCACCGCCCCCTCAACTCAACTGCGACACATCACGCTCACCACCCGCAACCCCCGTCTCCTCGTCCGGACTCGTCGAGGGTACTTCCTCAAACCCGCCGCGTAA